The Deltaproteobacteria bacterium RBG_16_64_85 genome contains the following window.
CCTTATTCCTGGTTGCGATGCTCGTCTTGGGCGCCGTGGTTTCGTCGAGGCCGGCGCTGGCGGCGGAAGGGGAAGCCGACGAGGAGGGGATTTCGGCCTACTCGGTGGCCCGCCTGAAAATATTCCAGGGGACCGCATGGGTCCGATCTCCGGATTCCGGCGAATGGGAGGAAACCACTACCAACTCCCCGATCACGGAAAGAGTGCGCGTCAATATTCCGCAGGGTTCGGAAGCGGAACTTCAATTCCACGGCGGGCAGTTCGTCCTTCTCACCGGGGGAACGGAAGTGGACATCAGGAAGTTCGACGAGGCGAACACGGTATTCCGGCTCCGTACCGGGGAGGTCCGGTTCGATCTTCCTTCGGATGATTTTTCCCCTGTGCGGATGATGATACCCGGCGGCGGAAAGGTGAATTTCAACGTTCCGGGCCGCTACTGGCTGGCCGTCAAGGACGGCGGCCAGACCCGCCTGGTGGTGCGTTCGGGTGAAGGGATCGTTTCCCACGACAAGGGCGATATCAGCGTAAAGGCGGGAGAAGAAGCGACGATCGGCAAGGATGTCCGCGTATCCGCATACGAAGGCAAGCCCGAGGACACGGCTGCTCCCCCTCCCCCCCTGACCGAGGAGGAGAGAAAGGCGGAGGTTCCGCCGGTGGCGGCATACGAACTCAGGAACTACGGCGACTGGGTATACTCCGCCGATTACGGATGGGTGTGGCAGCCCAGGACCACCTCCGGCTGGTCCCCTTACCATTACGGCCGCTGGGCCTGGGTATCTCCTTACGGCTGGACCTGGGTGTCCTATGAACCCTGGGGCTGGTATCCCTACCATTTCGGATGGTGGGCGAGCGATCCCTTCTTCGGATGGGTCTGGTGCCCTTTCCGGTCGTTCGTTTCGGTCGGCGTTGTGTTCGGGCATTCCCACTTTGTCCATTTCCACCGGAACGCCTTTTTCTTCCCGGCCACCGTCAGGTTCGTGAGGGACGGCCGCTCCGTGCGGTGGGTGCCGCTGCGCCCCGGTGAGCGTTTCGTCCGCTCGGGATTCACCCGTTCGGATTCCCGGCTGGCCAGATGGGAACGGCCCCTGGAGCGCGGCACCGTCTTCACCAGGACCGACAGGGGCGGGAAGAATGAATGGCGCGAATGGACCTCCACGCAGAGAGGTCGGCAATCGGTGCAGGTGAGGGAACGCTCCACCGTCCGCCCACCGGCTTCGATGCCTCGTCCCGAGAGGCAGGAAAGAATGCAGCCGCGTAGCCCGGATCAGCCGGACCGGATGCCTCGGCGCGAATTCCGCGGCAGTGAGGGTCGTCCGGTCGACAGTGGAGTTTCTTCTTCCCCGCGGCGGCCGGAAACGGGATCCGCGGTTCGCCCCGAGAGGGTGTTGAAACCGCCTCGCTCCGAGCCGCCGGTTGGAAATATCGCGCCTGATCGAGGCTTTGCGAGTCCAGAGAGAGGCGATTCCGGCAGGACGCCGGAGGGCAGGGGAGAGACCAGCCGACCGACATTCCGGAATCCCTCGGCGGAGGGGGACTCTGACAGGGGAGGCGGAGGCTCCGGGTTCAATTTCGGCGGACGCGGGGAGCGGGGATCCGGAGGCGGCAGGATCAGATAACGGGGGATATTCCGCTATCGGTGTTCCGCCGGCTCGGGTCCGGTAGGCCTCTCCGTCTCGACCGGGTTTATTTCCACCTCGATCAGCGTCAGCCATCGTCCGAAGTACTCATCCCCGACCGACTGCGGCCCCGGCGGAGGTCTGCGCGGTTCTTCCGCGTGGAGGGTTACCTTCGGCGACTCCACCAAAGGCAGGTGGACCGTGACTCCCGGGGGACTGTCAGTGCGCACGGCCTGCTTCCCAGGTGCGCATCCCCCCAGGATGGCCAGAACCGCCAGAATCAGCAAAGCGAGAAGGATGATTGGAGTTACGCGCTTCATGGCCCTCACCTCCTCCGGCCCTTATCTTTATTTTACGCCCCTTTTCTCCGAGGGGGGGAAGCGCCCTTTTCCGGGGGTAGATATACTATAATTGAAGGGTAAATCGAGGGAGGACTCCGGCGATGACGATCCGGGCGGGGCCGCTGCTGGCAAGTCTGTTCGATCTCAATGGATTTTCGCCCCATCCGGCGGGGCCTTCTTCATGCCTCCCTCTCGTTATCTGCCTGTTAGGTTTCCTGCTGGCTTTTTTCCTCTCCGCGCGGAAGGAGTAACCGGACGACGCTTTCCGGGGAACATCCTTTTACCCCCGGTGATCGACTGGACCAGGTCGATCGCTTCTTCCTTGTTGCGGACCCTTCCGGTGAGGGTGGCTTCCCGCACCTCTTCCAGGATTGCCTCCATCCGGGAAGAAGCGGGGATCCCCAGGTGGAGCAGATCCTTCCCCGAGAGCAGGGGCGGGCGCCGGGCTGCAATCTTCAATAGGGGCCGGAAGTCGATTCCCTTCCGTCCTGCCGCACGGTAAGCGGCCTCGTAAAGCGACAGCAGGTGGACCGGCCTTTCCCACCTCCCGAAGACGGCTTCGATCCGGGCGTGCGGATTCTTCAAGCGTTGGGTATGAGCGAGCCGCGCCAGGTCCTCGAGCATCCGGACGCCGCCTCGGACCTGAGGGAAGTGAAGGCGCCGGGCGATGCCCTCCGTGCGGGAAAGACGGAAGCGCTGCCGCGCCACGCATTCGTGTTCCGCAACGTCCACGAGCAGGTTGGCGAGCAACGGAATCTCCGGCAAGGGTCGACCGAGGAATTTCTCCAGGATCGCATACCGCCGCAGGATCCGGGCAGGACCCTTCCTCACGGCGAAGACTTCGGGGAGGAGAATCCGGAGGATTCCCGATCGATGGAGATCCTTGACGGTACCTGCCGGGCTTGCCAGGAGCGAGCGAAGCAGTTCCCCGATGATCCGTTCACCCGGTATCGTCCCGATGAATTCCGGCGCCACGCGGCGGATGGATGCCCACGTTTCCTTCTCGATGGAGTAACCCCGCCGCTCGTTCTTTTGGCGGATGGCGCGCAGCATCCGCAACGGGTCCTCCCGGAACCGGTCCTCCGGGTTCCCCACCCCCCGGATCCTCCTTCGCCGCAGGTCCGCAAGCCCGCCGAAGAAGTCGACGACCGCCCCGGTCAGCAGGCCGCTCTCCGTACCCAGGGCAAACAGCAGGCTGTTGATCGTGAAGTCGCGCCGGGAGGCGTCCTCCCGCGCGTCGACATCCTTCGTGCGGATATCGAACTCGCGGTGCCCCGGGCCCGTGGATCGCTCCGACCGGGCCAGCGCTACGTCGATCTCCTCTTCCACCCAGGCGGTTCGCACCTTGAACACGGCGAACGCCTTTCCCACGGGAAAGATCCGCAGGATGCCCAGCCTCTTCGCGGGAAGCGAGCGGAGAAGCTTGCCCAGGCCCTCGAAGTCCATCCCGGATACCATCAGGTCGATGTCCTTGCCGGGGCGCCCCTCGACCAGGTCGCGGACGAAGCCCCCCACGAGATATGGTTTTCCTCCGCCCTTCAGGACGGCGCGGCAGAAGGCGTCCAGAAACCGCCGGAGCGGCTTCCGGCTGCGCAGGGAGCGAACGACGCGGGGGGATATCCGATGGAGGACCGGTCTTTGACCTTGCGCCGGCATTCAGCCCGTCAGTTTCTCGATGACCCGGTCCCGGTATTCGGGGAAATCCTCGAGTTGGAGAGGCCTCTTCCTCATCAGGTTGAGCCGGAGGAGCTTGCCGTCCAGTTCCTTGAGCTTCCGCCGCTTCTCGCCTTCCTCCTCGATGGCGGAAAGCAGGCTCTTCAGCGTAACGATCTCCTTGCGCAGCTCGAGCTCCGGCGGGAGGCACCCGGCGTTCTTCAGGATCTTGTAGGAGACCCGCAGGTCCTCGGGGACCATCGAGTCGTCCTCGAGGGCAAGAGGCTTGCCGGCGCCGGGGAGGTTGTCGAACTCCCCCCTGGCCATCGCCTCACGGATCTTCTCCTCCGCGATGAGCACGAGAGGGTCCATGGAGAGATAATATCATCGAGGGGAAGACGGGAGGGAAGGGGGATGGAGCGCGAATTTTCGGGCAGGAAGCTGCAGCTGGCAAGGGGGGACATCACGGAGGAGAGGACCGATGCGATCGTGAACGCCGCCAATTCCTCGCTTCTGGGAGGTGGGGGAGTGGACGGGGCCATCCACCGGGCCGGCGGGTCCGCCATCCTCGAGGAGTGCAAGGCGCTCCGGGCCCGCCAAGGGGAGTGCCCCGCGGGGCATGCGGTGATGACGACCGGCGGCAGGCTTGCGGCGCGGCATGTCATCCACACGGTGGGTCCGGTGTGGAGGGGCGGAGACCGCGGAGAAAAGACTCTCCTCGCCTCCTGCTATCGCAACTCCCTGCGCCTGGCCGTCGAACAAGGATGGTCGTCGGTTGCCTTCCCGTCGATCAGCACGGGGATCTACGGATATCCCGTGGAGGAAGCAGCAAAGGTGGCACTCGGCGCCGTTGTGGAGTTTCTGAAGGAAGAGGAGAGTGCGCCGCTGCTCGTCCGGTTCGTCCTGTTCGACGGGAAAACCTTCCAGGCGTACCGGGAGGCGCTGGAAGCGTTATCGATGGTGGGGGACGCTCCTCAACGCTGAGCGGGGACACACCTCGCGATATCAAGCGCAAAGATCAGGAGTGTCCCCGGTGGAATGTCCCCCTCGTGCTCCGGCACTCGCCGATTCAATCGTTCAGGTACCCCTTCTTGTCGAGTGCCGCTACGATCCGCCTCGCCGCATCGGCAGGTGTTTCGCTGTCTCCCCGCACCACGAGTTCAGGCTGCAACGGCGGCTCGTATTCTGCCTGGATGCCGGGCACGTTGGGGGCTTTTCCCTCGCGTGCCCTGTGGTAGATCCCCTTGGGGTCCCTCGACTCGCACACCGAGAGGGGGCAGTCGACGTGCACTTCCAGGAATTCCGGAATCTGCAGTCGCGCACGGTCCCGATAGGCGCGGCGGCTGGCGGTGGCATCGAAGATGACGGATACGCCGTGCCGCGTCAGCAGCCATCCGATATAGCTCACCCCCGCGTAAAAAGTGTCCCGCTCCGAATCGCCGTAATCGGGATTCGGGGTGAGGACCCGGCGCAGCGCGTCGGATTCGAGAACCGCGATGTTCACTCCCCGGCCGGCAAGCTCGCTGTGCAGGGCTTCCGCGACGGTCGACTTCCCCGAAGCCGGCAGGCCCGTCAGCCAGACCGCGAAACCTTGCCGCATTCTTTTCTTACACCCCGCAGTAAGCGTTCACGCGGGCCGGGTTGAATGCTTCCGCGTCGAGGACCGCCTGGAGGAAGGCGAAGAGCTTCCGCCGCACGTCCTCGGAGAGGGTGGGATACCAGACGGGGCTCGCCATGACCAGGCAACGGAAGGCGAAGAAGGGGGCAGCGACCTCGAGAATTTCCCGGTCGCCGGTTTTTTCCAGGTAGCGGTCCCAGAACCGGCGGAACAGCGTTTCGAAGGCGCCTGCAAGCCGGCCGTCGCGCTGCAGCGAGCTGAACAGGTAATTCCCGGTGATGGAGGTGACGTCGTCGGCCGGGTCGCCCCACTCCCCGCGGGATCGGTCCAGCACGCTGAAGTCCATCCCATCACGGAACAGGATGTTGTAGGGGTGGAAGTCGCCGTGGACCCGTCGCAGGCGGTGGGCGCGTCCTTTGAGGCGCCATCTCCAGCCGACGCACTGTCGCTCGATGGTTTGCAGGAGGCTGCTCGTGATGAACCCGTGTTTCGGCGGATAGCCGTCCGCGATG
Protein-coding sequences here:
- a CDS encoding adenylyl-sulfate kinase; this translates as MRQGFAVWLTGLPASGKSTVAEALHSELAGRGVNIAVLESDALRRVLTPNPDYGDSERDTFYAGVSYIGWLLTRHGVSVIFDATASRRAYRDRARLQIPEFLEVHVDCPLSVCESRDPKGIYHRAREGKAPNVPGIQAEYEPPLQPELVVRGDSETPADAARRIVAALDKKGYLND
- a CDS encoding O-acetyl-ADP-ribose deacetylase encodes the protein MEREFSGRKLQLARGDITEERTDAIVNAANSSLLGGGGVDGAIHRAGGSAILEECKALRARQGECPAGHAVMTTGGRLAARHVIHTVGPVWRGGDRGEKTLLASCYRNSLRLAVEQGWSSVAFPSISTGIYGYPVEEAAKVALGAVVEFLKEEESAPLLVRFVLFDGKTFQAYREALEALSMVGDAPQR
- a CDS encoding molecular chaperone DnaJ, with protein sequence MDPLVLIAEEKIREAMARGEFDNLPGAGKPLALEDDSMVPEDLRVSYKILKNAGCLPPELELRKEIVTLKSLLSAIEEEGEKRRKLKELDGKLLRLNLMRKRPLQLEDFPEYRDRVIEKLTG